The genomic DNA CGAGAATGGCCGGGATATCTTGCGCGACGCTCTGTGTGAGTTTGACTTGCTTCTTGGCCGCCTGATCGACGAACACCTCCGCCACTCGCTGTAACAATCTTTGCACGTTGACGGCGCGCGGCGCCAACTGCACGTTGCCCGATTCGAGATCGGAGAGCGTCAGCAGATCTTCGGTCAAGCGGCTCAACCGTTCGGCGTTGCGTTCGACGATGGTCAAGAACTGGCGGCGCTCGTCGCTGTTTTCCGGCGGCATGTCGAGCAAGGTTTCGACGTATCCGCGAATCGCAGTGAGCGGTGTGCGCAGCTCATGGGAGACGTTGGCGACAAAGTCCGAGCGCATGGTTTCCAGCCGCTTGATGCCGGTGATGTCGTGAAACACTAGGATCGAGCCGAGGGACATGCCGAGAGGCGTGCGCAGCGGCGCGGCGTTGATTTGGAACCAGCGAGCATCGTCCAGTTCTATCTCCTTGGTATAAGCCACGCTGGTGAAGTTGAGCTTGAGCACCTCTTGGACGATGGCGCGGATTTCCGGATGGCGCGACAGTTCGAGCATGGAAACGCCGTGCAGATCGCGGTTCGCCGCCGGACCGAACATGCGCCGGGCTTGCTCGTTGATCGCCAACACGTTGCCCTTGGGATCGAGCACCAGCACGCCTTCGATCATGCAGCGCAGGATCGATTCGGTCTTTTCTTTTTCGCGGGTGATCTGCTCGATGTCGGCGCGAATCTTGCCGCTCATCTCATTTAAATGCTCTTCGAGCAGGGCGATTTCATCGCGGTTGCGGGCGGGAAAAAAGTTCTCTGGAAAAGCGCCAGCCCGGACTTTACCGGTAAATTCTACCAGCCTGTGGACTCGTTGGGTCAGATAACGGGATAGCAACCACTTCTATAAATCGCGGGCGTAAAGTGTACCACTGAACCGGCAAAGATCTGGCAGAAAATGGCGGGTCAAAAGTGTACCGGTCCTGTAGGCTGTCTCGATGTTATTGAATGGCATCGGGAGGCTGGAAGGATGTTCACAGTGGAG from Deltaproteobacteria bacterium includes the following:
- a CDS encoding PAS domain S-box protein, which encodes MLSRYLTQRVHRLVEFTGKVRAGAFPENFFPARNRDEIALLEEHLNEMSGKIRADIEQITREKEKTESILRCMIEGVLVLDPKGNVLAINEQARRMFGPAANRDLHGVSMLELSRHPEIRAIVQEVLKLNFTSVAYTKEIELDDARWFQINAAPLRTPLGMSLGSILVFHDITGIKRLETMRSDFVANVSHELRTPLTAIRGYVETLLDMPPENSDERRQFLTIVERNAERLSRLTEDLLTLSDLESGNVQLAPRAVNVQRLLQRVAEVFVDQAAKKQVKLTQSVAQDIPAILGDADRLQQLLINLVDNAIKYTPAGGRVSLTAARSREQIEIAVSDSGAGIPEKDLPRLTERFYRVDKARSRDLGGTGLGLAIVKHIAQAHKGELKIESILNQGTTVRVRLSATEAVPPAQTILFLCTGNSCRSQMAEGFARQAANGRYKIFSAGTEPKGVHPLAVRVMQEVGIDISAQSSKGLNEIPLESIDQVITLCGDADEHCPILDKLVKRTHWPLTDPAAAHGSDEERLSLFRQVRDEIRQRVHALLV